A window from Nocardioides mesophilus encodes these proteins:
- a CDS encoding Mur ligase family protein, translating into MVAVTGTNGKTTTSRMIAHIARTQGLHVGWSSTDGIYVDGVLVEAGDYSGPSGAGRVLAQPQVQLAVTETARGGILLKGIGVAWNDVSVFTNVSADHLGLHGIDTLDQLAEVKGVVSRITRPGGWAVLNGDDPRVLATRGAIKASPWVFSRDPDSPAVREVLNDGGRATTIIDGWLCVLLPDQDADPLVEVVDIPMTLAGLSRFNVENALAAASAALAVGLPREAVVAGLTSFRPDPEHNPGRMNCFGRGDLTVVVDLAHNEAGLEALLEIMNGVRRPEGRLLLGLGAVGDRQDDLVEALGEMGARDADVVVVAHKDGYLRGRSTVELDELFRRGASRVGVADVASYPTEVAGLDALVAQAGPCDVVGLMCHEDRQGVYDWLAGAGFSVDGPEELRAKVRAAHAS; encoded by the coding sequence GTGGTCGCGGTCACCGGCACCAACGGCAAGACCACCACCTCGCGGATGATCGCCCACATCGCCCGCACCCAGGGGTTGCACGTCGGCTGGTCGAGCACCGACGGCATCTACGTCGACGGCGTGCTCGTGGAGGCCGGCGACTACTCCGGCCCCAGCGGCGCCGGCCGGGTGCTCGCCCAGCCGCAGGTGCAGCTCGCCGTCACCGAGACCGCGCGGGGCGGCATCCTGCTCAAGGGCATCGGCGTCGCCTGGAACGACGTCTCGGTCTTCACCAACGTCTCGGCCGACCACCTGGGGCTGCACGGCATCGACACGCTCGACCAGCTCGCCGAGGTCAAGGGCGTGGTCTCGCGGATCACCCGCCCCGGTGGCTGGGCGGTGCTCAACGGCGACGACCCGCGGGTGCTGGCCACCCGGGGCGCGATCAAGGCGAGCCCGTGGGTGTTCTCGCGCGACCCCGACTCCCCGGCGGTGCGCGAGGTCCTCAACGACGGCGGCCGGGCCACCACGATCATCGACGGCTGGTTGTGCGTGCTGCTGCCGGACCAGGACGCCGACCCGCTCGTCGAGGTCGTCGACATCCCGATGACGCTCGCCGGACTGTCCCGGTTCAACGTGGAGAACGCGCTCGCCGCGGCGTCGGCGGCGCTGGCCGTCGGGCTGCCCCGGGAAGCCGTGGTGGCCGGGCTGACGTCGTTCCGGCCCGACCCGGAGCACAACCCCGGCCGGATGAACTGCTTCGGCCGCGGCGACCTGACCGTTGTCGTGGACCTGGCCCACAACGAGGCCGGCCTGGAGGCGCTGCTGGAGATCATGAACGGCGTGCGCCGCCCGGAGGGCCGGCTGCTGCTCGGCCTGGGCGCCGTCGGCGACCGGCAGGACGACCTGGTCGAGGCGCTGGGGGAGATGGGGGCCCGCGACGCCGACGTCGTCGTGGTCGCGCACAAGGACGGCTACCTCCGCGGCCGCTCGACCGTCGAGCTCGACGAGCTTTTCCGCCGCGGCGCCTCCCGGGTCGGCGTCGCGGACGTGGCGTCGTACCCCACCGAGGTCGCCGGCCTCGACGCGCTGGTGGCCCAGGCGGGTCCGTGCGACGTGGTGGGCCTGATGTGCCACGAGGACCGGCAGGGCGTCTACGACTGGCTGGCCGGCGCCGGCTTCAGCGTCGACGGTCCGGAGGAGCTCCGCGCGAAGGTCCGCGCCGCGCACGCCTCCTGA